A stretch of the Deltaproteobacteria bacterium IMCC39524 genome encodes the following:
- a CDS encoding fatty acid CoA ligase family protein translates to MSQTASANVAAHLPEIARLQPETPAIFIPQGRDARQQTLYAKYTFAELDQESDRMAAALEATGVKRGVRTVLMVPPGFEFFALTFALFKIGAVPVLVDPGMGVKNLKTCLAEAQPEVFIGIPKAHLARLLLGLGRPTVKTLLTVGKRFWGGSTLDKILSRIPKDQQYQTAQTSDEETAAILFTSGSTGVPKGAVYSHGNFSAQVEMLRQVYDIRPGEIDLPTFPLFALFAPALGMTSVVPEMDFTRPADVDPVKIIAAIEKFQITTMFGSPALINKVGRYGEENNIQLTSLKRAISAGAPVPAGVLERFTTMLSDGAQVFTPYGATEALPVCSIGSAEILSETRHATDQGKGVCVGKPVPNIQLEIIAISDAPIGAWDDKLKLGIGEIGEIVVKGPQVTQSYFNREESTALGKISDQENPGFYHRMGDLGYRDDQGRVWFCGRKAHRVVTTEKTYFTIPCEAIFNTHPNVFRTALVGVGEWGNQRPVLCIELEKGTDTSRLEKIHKELIAIGAGHEVTSQIKTFLFHPEFPVDIRHNAKIFREKLAVWAEEKLS, encoded by the coding sequence ATGAGCCAGACGGCCTCCGCCAATGTTGCCGCGCATCTCCCCGAGATCGCGCGGTTGCAGCCGGAAACTCCGGCTATCTTTATCCCACAGGGCCGTGACGCCCGGCAGCAGACCCTCTACGCAAAATACACCTTTGCCGAACTTGATCAGGAAAGCGATCGCATGGCAGCGGCCCTGGAAGCGACCGGGGTCAAGCGTGGTGTCCGCACCGTCCTCATGGTTCCCCCCGGGTTCGAATTCTTTGCCCTGACCTTCGCACTCTTTAAAATCGGCGCAGTACCGGTGCTGGTCGATCCCGGCATGGGTGTTAAAAACCTCAAAACCTGTCTCGCTGAAGCCCAACCTGAAGTCTTTATTGGTATTCCAAAGGCACATCTGGCCCGCCTTCTCCTTGGCTTGGGCAGGCCGACTGTTAAGACACTCCTGACCGTCGGCAAAAGGTTCTGGGGTGGTTCGACCCTCGACAAAATCCTGAGCAGAATTCCTAAAGACCAGCAATACCAGACAGCGCAGACCTCTGACGAAGAAACTGCGGCGATTCTTTTTACCAGCGGCAGCACCGGCGTACCGAAGGGAGCTGTCTACAGCCACGGTAACTTCTCAGCGCAAGTGGAGATGCTGCGCCAGGTCTACGATATTCGTCCCGGTGAAATTGACCTGCCGACTTTTCCGCTCTTTGCTCTCTTCGCACCGGCCTTGGGAATGACCTCCGTAGTCCCTGAAATGGACTTCACCCGCCCGGCTGATGTCGATCCGGTCAAGATTATTGCTGCCATCGAAAAATTTCAGATCACCACCATGTTCGGTTCGCCGGCCCTGATCAATAAGGTCGGTCGTTACGGGGAAGAAAACAATATTCAGCTGACGAGCCTGAAGCGGGCGATCTCCGCCGGGGCGCCGGTGCCCGCTGGAGTCCTGGAACGTTTCACCACTATGCTCTCTGACGGAGCCCAGGTGTTTACCCCCTATGGGGCCACCGAGGCCTTGCCCGTGTGTTCGATCGGCAGCGCTGAAATCTTGAGCGAGACCCGTCACGCCACGGATCAGGGCAAAGGTGTCTGTGTCGGCAAGCCGGTGCCGAATATCCAACTTGAAATCATCGCTATCTCCGACGCGCCGATCGGTGCCTGGGACGATAAACTGAAGCTTGGCATTGGCGAGATCGGTGAAATTGTGGTGAAGGGCCCGCAGGTCACCCAAAGCTATTTCAACCGCGAGGAGTCCACCGCGCTCGGCAAGATTTCTGACCAGGAAAACCCGGGTTTTTACCATCGCATGGGTGATCTAGGTTATCGTGATGACCAGGGCCGCGTCTGGTTCTGTGGACGTAAGGCGCACAGGGTTGTGACCACTGAAAAGACCTACTTCACGATCCCCTGCGAGGCAATCTTCAATACCCATCCAAACGTGTTTCGGACAGCCCTGGTTGGTGTCGGTGAATGGGGGAATCAGAGGCCGGTTCTCTGCATCGAATTGGAAAAGGGGACTGACACCTCAAGACTTGAAAAGATCCACAAGGAATTAATTGCTATAGGCGCCGGGCATGAGGTAACCAGTCAGATAAAGACCTTCCTCTTCCATCCCGAATTCCCTGTCGATATTCGTCACAATGCCAAGATTTTCCGTGAGAAGCTGGCTGTCTGGGCCGAGGAGAAGCTGTCATGA
- a CDS encoding NAD-dependent epimerase/dehydratase family protein, which produces MKALVTGGGGFLGKAIVKLLRERGDEVRSFSRNPHPALIEMGVEHCRGELADAGAVKRAVEGCDIIFHVAAKAGVWGPYEEFYRANVLGTKHVIEACRLHGIKRLVHTSSPSVVFDGSDMEGVDESVPYPEHFEAFYPQTKAEAEQLVLQANDQTLATVALRPHLIWGPEDNHLVPRILERGAKGALRKLGNRECLVDTVYIDNAALAHLQAADHLDVGSVVAGKAYFLSQGEPLPIWDVVNRILDAGGLPPVTRTLSPALAYTIGAILEKVYGLIKLKGEPRMTRFVAKELSTSHWFDLSAARNDFGYQPEVTFDEGIERLREWLTSR; this is translated from the coding sequence ATGAAAGCTTTAGTGACTGGTGGCGGAGGCTTCCTCGGCAAAGCAATCGTCAAGCTGCTACGAGAGCGTGGTGACGAGGTCCGCTCTTTCTCGCGAAATCCACACCCGGCTCTGATCGAGATGGGTGTTGAACATTGCCGGGGAGAATTGGCTGATGCCGGAGCGGTCAAGCGGGCTGTCGAGGGTTGCGACATTATTTTCCACGTTGCCGCCAAGGCGGGTGTCTGGGGCCCATACGAGGAGTTCTACAGGGCAAACGTCCTGGGGACGAAACATGTGATCGAGGCCTGTCGTCTGCATGGCATCAAACGCCTGGTCCATACCAGCTCGCCGAGCGTGGTCTTTGATGGCTCCGACATGGAGGGTGTTGACGAGTCGGTCCCTTACCCGGAACATTTCGAAGCCTTTTATCCTCAGACCAAAGCCGAAGCGGAACAGTTGGTCTTGCAGGCCAATGATCAAACGCTTGCCACTGTTGCTTTGCGGCCGCACCTGATCTGGGGTCCGGAAGATAATCACCTGGTCCCTCGTATTCTTGAGCGTGGCGCCAAGGGGGCCCTGCGTAAGCTTGGAAACCGTGAATGCCTGGTTGATACCGTCTATATTGATAATGCCGCTCTCGCTCACCTGCAGGCTGCCGACCACCTTGACGTCGGTTCCGTCGTCGCCGGTAAAGCTTATTTCCTCTCTCAAGGAGAACCTTTGCCGATCTGGGATGTGGTCAACCGGATCCTCGATGCAGGTGGCTTGCCACCGGTGACCCGTACCCTCTCTCCTGCCCTGGCTTACACAATCGGCGCGATCCTTGAGAAGGTCTATGGGCTAATTAAACTCAAAGGCGAACCGAGGATGACGCGCTTTGTTGCCAAGGAATTATCCACCTCACACTGGTTTGATCTCAGCGCGGCAAGAAATGACTTTGGCTATCAGCCTGAAGTCACTTTTGACGAGGGGATAGAGCGATTGCGCGAATGGTTAACGTCTCGATGA
- a CDS encoding PilZ domain-containing protein — protein sequence MSEETKNASGKSLLERVIFEAKIKYKSLPEINLSGLSSNLSVGGLYLRTKLPLDVDDTLSLSFSLPGREGELPLSCDARVAWTNCDHNRRKPDYATGVGLQFLNLSDEDVSTLEKFIDRYEEEKRMNVVCAWCGRSLGHRKGPFGKTSHGVCEQCHKSLAV from the coding sequence ATGTCAGAAGAAACTAAAAATGCTAGTGGTAAAAGTCTCCTGGAGCGGGTTATCTTTGAGGCTAAAATCAAATATAAATCCTTGCCTGAAATAAACCTTTCAGGTCTCAGTAGTAATTTAAGCGTAGGTGGACTTTACCTTAGAACCAAATTACCCTTGGACGTTGATGACACCTTGTCCCTCTCCTTTTCTCTCCCCGGCCGGGAGGGGGAGCTGCCCCTCTCATGTGATGCCCGGGTCGCATGGACAAATTGTGATCATAATCGGCGAAAGCCTGATTACGCCACAGGGGTCGGTTTGCAGTTTTTAAACCTTTCTGACGAAGACGTTTCAACACTGGAAAAGTTTATAGATCGCTATGAGGAAGAAAAAAGGATGAATGTGGTTTGCGCCTGGTGTGGCCGCTCTCTTGGCCATCGTAAGGGCCCCTTTGGTAAAACAAGCCATGGTGTTTGCGAGCAATGCCATAAAAGCCTGGCCGTATAA
- a CDS encoding 4'-phosphopantetheinyl transferase superfamily protein yields MPLTLTPWHDPPSLPDLKSEEVHLWRFPLVCSDPLEPLLDEQELQRVKRLRNPDKARAFVVARARLRQILSGYLDMEPQSLRFSYGRAGKPALVGLAGSPAFNLAHSGNWAVCAVVSRGEVGVDVETINPDLDYAPLARRFFSETENQWLRACPEPRRLRRFYRIWTRKEAWLKGKGDGFSDPDQDIGPAHLAGSCTCDGSWWLRSFPLARHALASLAVSQKFSLVQRWNALPLSG; encoded by the coding sequence ATGCCGCTTACTTTGACGCCATGGCATGACCCACCGTCCCTTCCTGACTTGAAATCAGAAGAGGTCCACCTCTGGCGTTTTCCGCTTGTCTGTTCAGATCCCCTCGAACCTCTCCTCGATGAACAAGAGTTACAGCGTGTCAAACGTCTGCGCAACCCAGATAAAGCCCGCGCTTTTGTCGTCGCCCGTGCTCGCTTGCGTCAGATCCTCTCCGGCTACCTGGATATGGAGCCCCAATCTCTTCGCTTTTCTTATGGTCGCGCAGGCAAGCCTGCACTCGTCGGCCTTGCAGGCTCGCCCGCGTTCAATCTGGCTCACTCGGGCAACTGGGCTGTGTGTGCCGTCGTTAGCCGAGGTGAGGTGGGTGTTGATGTTGAGACAATTAACCCCGACCTGGATTATGCCCCTCTTGCCCGACGGTTCTTCTCCGAAACCGAGAACCAGTGGCTGCGTGCCTGCCCCGAACCGCGCAGGCTCAGGCGCTTTTATCGCATCTGGACGCGCAAGGAAGCCTGGCTGAAAGGTAAGGGTGATGGCTTCTCGGACCCTGACCAGGATATCGGGCCTGCACATCTTGCCGGGTCCTGCACCTGTGATGGAAGCTGGTGGCTGAGAAGCTTTCCCCTTGCCCGACATGCTCTTGCCTCTCTCGCTGTGTCGCAGAAGTTCTCTCTTGTGCAGCGCTGGAATGCTTTGCCTCTCTCTGGCTAA